The following proteins are co-located in the Hypomesus transpacificus isolate Combined female chromosome 23, fHypTra1, whole genome shotgun sequence genome:
- the LOC124485363 gene encoding uncharacterized protein LOC124485363: MVAAGSCALAGEILNDQEAKDAAIKFVENAGNSWVEYSERSLIAAPVRAVVHGIAGDGAEAERVLVKMGKSSLNVIDSTPVLGHVKGVVHYAIGDTEHGHDCMKGASRTLAVVGAGALTGGVGGGLVLGGLAGASGGVVYDTTVSAIENKPYGIIESVDQAIKSDKKGDGHGVINSAINVAYSVTGDFLTGAGAAKATKKLNQASKQRKVLKSKIGKDAAKDVVDTGKKLDKIRKKVNGDNHVCTKAKHLETGKEAYGTNERCRQEIRMNEYASKGEASGYTSKTNARKGHYGEFPRQKGILEKTANEMDMNIEPRVRNRGINTCAEHHAIENLGTHGAKANIRTTSVRSHNGQITAIKRCDNCIQFDLLMGDVPTDGIHGMPVPTRQFVLDTSVPAIKSAVKYGLGAVAVCVACEESDDCSCEKNKNADRMYQVSGLKGIRFIRTKEKQ, translated from the coding sequence ATGGTTGCAGCTGGTTCTTGCGCTCTTGCAGGAGAGATACTAAACGACCAGGAGGCTAAAGATGCTGCCATAAAATTTGTAGAGAATGCTGGGAATTCTTGGGTGGAATATTCAGAGAGAAGTCTTATTGCTGCTCCAGTTCGTGCAGTTGTTCATGGTATTGCTGGTGACGGGGCTGAAGCGGAGAGAGTCCTGGTGAAGATGGGAAAATCCTCTCTGAATGTCATTGACAGCACTCCAGTTTTAGGGCACGTAAAGGGTGTAGTTCACTATGCAATTGGGGATACGGAACATGGTCATGATTGCATGAAAGGTGCCAGTCGCACACTGGCTGTGGTGGGAGCTGGAGCTCTAACTGGTGGAGTTGGAGGAGGATTAGTTCTTGGTGGACTAGCGGGCGCATCAGGTGGAGTTGTGTACGATACAACGGTATCTGCTATTGAAAATAAGCCTTATGGAATTATAGAATCTGTCGACCAGGCAATTAAATCTGATAAAAAGGGAGATGGTCACGGTGTTATCAACTCAGCAATAAATGTGGCATACTCCGTTACCGGAGATTTTCTTACCGGAGCTGGTGCAGCAAAAGCCACCAAGAAGCTGAATCAAGCTTCTAAGCAAAGGAAAGTGTTGAAAAGCAAAATTGGAAAGGACGCCGCCAAGGATGTTGTTGACACTGGCAAGAAGTTAGATAAAATAAGGAAGAAAGTGAATGGAGATAACCACGTTTGCACGAAAGCCAAACACCTGGAAACGGGAAAGGAAGCTTACGGGACAAACGAACGATGCAGACAAGAGATCAGAATGAATGAGTATGCCTCTAAAGGCGAAGCTAGTGGATACACCAGTAAAACAAATGCTAGGAAAGGACATTACGGTGAATTCCCAAGACAGAAAGGAATCCTTGAAAAAACTGCAAATGAGATGGATATGAATATTGAGCCAAGAGTTAGGAATCGAGGTATAAATACTTGTGCTGAACATCATGCCATTGAGAATCTGGGTACTCACGGAGCCAAAGCTAATATTCGTACAACTAGTGTCAGGTCTCATAATGGGCAGATCACAGCTATAAAGAGATGCGACAACTGTATACAGTTCGACCTTCTGATGGGAGATGTGCCCACCGATGGTATTCATGGGATGCCTGTACCTACACGTCAGTTCGTTCTGGATACTTCCGTGCCCGCTATAAAAAGCGCTGTTAAGTATGGTTTAGGCGCGGTTGCAGTGTGTGTTGCCTGTGAAGAAAGTGATGACTGTAGCtgcgaaaaaaacaaaaatgcagaccGGATGTACCAAGTTTCAGGCTTAAAAGGTATCCGTTTTATCAggacaaaagaaaaacaatga
- the LOC124485359 gene encoding DDB1- and CUL4-associated factor 17-like — protein sequence MSTATSCQQPSQPADYRVVQDQPSCTKRHLVLPQRKRKINAIDLLSRRSRGIPDSGTLSRHNLNILRGIVLQDSRNFIKVWTKTSKSTIRYESGKIYFENYQRCYSCLPSEPQLLYELPKRAKAEKIEDALLCQSPLDKVLPTRSDHKPSLLALTANNWLYRLSTETGEQLQKIFLSPHHKFRYINWDVDQETFYVKSTLKKAPFTQQAGLNENTLVHMAVFHVSPLQLVGSLEINKNVFGNTVIDVSLSQGVLAVSHSTKVVKLYSFEHILKKFMMKRWELGDPCHLKSTDVVGDAPCGIPVNIDIKESPPVLFEVPCFDNGIQIGGHPWHYIYTSRQGAHHICSLKDKALVNFHGIQDMKSCSLESDWIYFHPDDSGRIIHVGPSTINMLKIQGGLETNMSSRVVQDFSITAHRDNRAAAQVTVTSSGRTVKRRFHQLDDDPEQETFRIVEFEDELDLLAVVEVTSCADEGRAQVRLHDNQSGMLLKRIPLMESWDETYRHELFFDKDTIVHIGQTKTNFCCSVYKIRHGTEELD from the exons ATGTCGACTGCAACCAGTTGTCAG CAACCTAGCCAGCCGGCGGATTATCGTGTTGTTCAAGACCAGCCCTCGTGTACTAAACGCCATCTAGTGCTGCCACAAcgtaaaagaaaaataaatgcgATTGACCTTTTGAGCCGGAGATCCCGAGGCATACCAGATTCTGGGACGTTGTCAAGACACAACCTGAATATTCTGAGGGGTATCGTGCTTCAG GACAGTCGAAACTTCATCAAGGTCTGGACCAAGACATCGAAGTCTACAATACGTTATGAGAGCGGAAAGATCTATTTCGAAAATTATCAGCGCTGCTACAGTTG cctcccatCTGAACCTCAGCTCCTGTACGAGTTACCCAAGCGGGCCAAAGCAGAGAAAATCGAAGATGCGCTATTATGTCAAAGTCCACTG GACAAAGTGTTGCCTACACGGTCTGATCACAAACCAAGTCTCTTGGCGTTGACAGCCAACAATTGGCTGTATCGCTTGTCAACTGAAACGGGTGAACAGCTGCAAAAAATCTTCTTGTCCCCACATCATAAGTTCAG ATACATCAACTGGGATGTGGACCAGGAGACGTTCTATGTCAAGTCCACTCTTAAAAAGGCACCCTTCACCCAGCAG GCAGGACTCAACGAGAACACCCTGGTACACATGGCTGTCTTCCATGTCTCACCACTGCAACTTGTTGGTTCTCTGGAGATAAACAAGAAC GTATTTGGGAACACTGTCATAGATGTCAGTCTTTCTCAAGGAGTACTAGCTGTGTCTCACAGCACAAAGGTCGTAAAGCTCTATAGTTTTGAACACATCTTGAAAAAG TTTATGATGAAGAGATGGGAGCTTGGAGATCCATGCCACTTAAAGAGCACTGACGTTGTGGGAGATGCACCTTGTGGTATTCCAGTCAATATTGACATCAAGG AGAGCCCACCTGTGCTGTTTGAGGTGCCGTGCTTTGACAACGGTATTCAGATCGGAGGCCATCCATGGCACTACATCTACACCTCACGCCAAGGCGCCCACCACATCTGCTCACTGAAGGACAAAGCTCTG GTAAATTTTCATGGAATTCAAGACATGAAAAGTTGCTCTCTGGAGTCCGACTGGATCTACTTTCACCCTGATGACTCGGGCAGAATAATCCATGTTGGGCCTAGCACCATTAA TATGCTGAAGATCCAAGGTGGGCTAGAGACTAACATGTCATCTCGAGTAGTTCAGGACTTTTCCATCACAGCGCACAGAGATAACAGA GCTGCTGCCCAGGTCACTGTGACCTCCTCGGGCCGTACGGTGAAGAGGAGATTCCATCAGCTGGATGATGACCCAGAACAGGAG ACCTTCCGGATAGTTGAGTTTGAGGATGAACTGGACCTCCTGGCAGTCGTGGAGGTGACCAGCTGTGCTGATGAAGGAAGAGCGCAAGTccgtctccatgacaaccagagTGGGATGTTACTGAAGAGGATCCCTCTCATGGAGTCCTGGGACGAG acCTACAGGCATGAACTGTTCTTCGATAAAGACACAATTGTTCACATTGGACAAACAAAGACCAACTTCTGCTGCAGTGTTTACAAAATTAGACACGGGACGGAGGAGCTAGATTGA